The Polyangium mundeleinium genome contains the following window.
GCCTCGGTGACTGAGCTCGCCGGGCCGCTTTCCATGTCGCTTCCCGCCGTGATGCAGCACCTGCAAGTGCTGGAGACGAGCGGCCTCGTGCGCTCGGAGAAGGCCGGGCGAGTGCGCACGTGTCGGCTCGAGCCCGCGGCGCTGCGGGCGGCCGAGCGATGGATCGCCGAACGACGCGCGAGCTGGGAGCGATGCTTCGACCGGCTTGGCGATTACCTCGCCGAGCACCCTGACGAACCCGAATCGAAGGATTGAATCATGACCGAACGATCTGTCACGCATACGACTTTTGTCATCGAGCGGTTTTTCCAGGTCTCGCCGGCGCGCGTCTTCGCGGCCTGGTCGACGGCGGAACAGAAGCGCAAGTGGTTCGGCTGTCATGAGGGCGCAACCCACGAGCTCGATTTCCGCGTCGGAGGCCGCGAGACGTATCGAGGCGGCCCGAAAGGCGGACCGATCTACACGAATGAGACGCGTTTTCAGGACATCGTTCCGAACCAGCGTATCGTCTACACGTACGACATGCTCCGCGACGAGACGCGGATCTCGGTGTCGGTGGTGACGATCGAGCTCAAGGCCGAGGGCAAAGGGACGCGGCTCGTTTTCACGGAGCAGGGCGCTTTCCTCGACGGACACGACGCGCCGGAGGGGCGCGAGCACGGGACGAAGGTCGTCCTCGACAAACTCGTCGAGGGGCTCGAGCGCGAGACGCACGCCGCCGCTTGACAGGACGCAGGCGGTGCGGTCGAGGCGCGTTGTGATCGCGATCGGAAAGGCGCGCCCGCCCACCTGATCGCGACCACACGGCCCAAGCAAAAACGCGTTGAATATCAAGCGCTTCTCCTGCTGATGGGGATGGCATGCCCTTCGCTCGTCCGGGCCCGCGTGCGTTCTTGCCCCCGCACGCCCGGTGCCATGCCTCGACCCATGCCCCCTTCCGTCAACTACCACCTGTGGAAGCCGTGCAACATGCGGTGCCGCCATTGTTTTGCGACCTTCGACGACATCGCAGCGACGGACCTGCCCCGCGGCCACTTGCCTCGTGCCGATTCCATCCGCGTCGTCGAGCTCCTCGCAGAACGATTCCGCAAGATCACGTTTGCCGGGGGAGAGCCAACGCTTTGCCCTTGGCTCCCGGAGCTCATCAGGGTCGCGAAAGAGCGTGGGGCCGTGACCATGCTCGTCACGAACGGTACCCGCCTCGCGGACGAGGTTCTCGCGTCGCTCCAGGGACGGCTCGATTGGCTCACGTTGAGCATCGACAGCGCCTCCGAGGATACACACGTCGCCCTCGGGCGCGCCGTGCGAGGCAACGCCATTCCCACCACGAGGTACGTCGAGATGATCGAGCGAGCCCGCGCGCTGGGAATGCGCATCAAGGTGAACACCGTGGTCACGGCGCTCCATGCCGATGAGGACATGTCCGATTTGATCCTCGCCCTCCGTCCGGAGCGATGGAAGGTCTTGCGCGTGCTGCCGATCGACGGCCAGAACGCCGGGCGCGTCGAGCCGCTCCTGTGCACCGCCGAGGTATTTCGTGCATTCGTCGCGCGGCACGAGCGCGTGCAGGAGCGCGGCATCACCCTCGTGCCCGAGGACCACGAGGACATCCTCGGCAGCTACGCCATGGTGGATCCTGCCGGCCGCTTTTTCGACGACATGGACAGCGTGCACCATTACGGCCGCCCGATCCTCGACGTCGGCTTGGAGGCTGCCTGGGACAGCGTTCGTTTCTCGCTCGCTCGGTTCCAGGGGCGCGGGGGAGATTATGCCTTTTGAGGCCTCATCCCTCCTCGGCGATCTTGCGCAGGAGCCGCAGGAGCTTCGCCCTGTCCACCCCGAGCCTCCGCGCGGCTTCGGACTTGTTTCCTTTGCACTCGGCGAGCACGCGATTGACCAGATCACGTGAGAGCGGCCGCGCGCCGGCGTCTCCCGCGGCCCCGCCAAGGATTTCGGCGACGGCGCGCAGGGTGATTCCGCCGCTCGGCTCCATGTAGGTCACGAGGAGGTCGAGCTCGCGCACGTTGGCGTGGAAGGGCGCGAGCATCAGCCGCTCCAGCGCTTCCACTTCCACCCGTCGCGGATCGAGCATGACCCCGCGCCTGCGAAAGAGATGTTCCAGAATGGCAAACAGGTCTTCGGGTCGCTCGCGGAGCGGTGGGATCTCGATACGCGCCAGAAATCTCGCATACAGGTCTCGCCGGAACGTCCCGGCTTCGATCATGTCCTCGATGTCGCGGTTCGTCGCGGCGACGAGGTGGACGTCCACCTTGAGCGGCTTGCTCTCGCCGACGGGCAAGACCTCCCGGTTCTCCAGGAGGCGAAGCATCTTCGGCTGCAGGTCGGGCGCGAGCTCGCCGAGCTCGTCCAGAAAAACCGTGCCGCGCGCGTGGGCGCGCAGGATGCCCTCACCCCCGTCCGCGCTGCCCGAGAACGCGCCTTTTTTCCAGCCAAACAGGTGCGCCTCGAAGACCGTGGCCGGCATTGCGGCGACGTTCACCGCGGCGAAGGGTTTCCCCGCACGGCCGAGCGCGCCCGTGACCTGCTCGGCCAGGAGCTCCTTGCCCGTTCCCGTCTCGCCCAGGATGAGCACGTTGGGCATGGGCCGATGGGCGAGCCGCGCGAGGTCTCTGCGCACGCCCCGCAATCCGAACGGCCCGACGAGCGCCCCGAGCGGCGCCTCCGGGGCGAGCGGGCCTTCGAATCGCTCCCGGAAGACGAGGAGCGTGCGGCCGATTCGCACGACGGCGCCGTCCTCGAGCGGCACGGCTTCTCGTGGGCGAAGCGCGTGGCCGCCGATGAACGTCCCGTTGCGGGAGCCGAGGTCCTCGATGTGGATGCGTCCTCCGGGTCGCGAGAATCGAAGGTGCTGGCCCGAGACCTCCCCGTCGATCAGGCCGCGCTGGGCGAGGAAGGCGCGGCCCATAGGCTCACGCGGGCCCGGCAGTGGAAGGGCGGCGAGCGTGGGGAACGCAGCGAGCAGGACAGGCTCACCGCCCGGACCATCGCCCCGCGCTGGCGGTCGATGCTCTTCCGTGGTGGTCTGGCTCATGGCGATGGATCGTCGAGGTAAAACGCGACGGGGATCTGCCTGTCGCCAATACGGAACTCCGTCCCGACACACAGCGCGGAGGTCAAGAGCCCTTTCGGGTGAAAGATATGGTTCCCTTGGGCGACCGTCTCGCCCCGTGAATCCTTGATCGTGATCTCCAGACCCGGCTTCTGCGAGAGCTGGCCGGCCGTCACGGAGAGACGTCGCTCCCGGGCGATTGTCCCGTCTCGCGAAGTGTCCGCACCTTGGGCCGCGGCGATACATTGCACTTCGCTTCGAGGATCGTCCGCGCGGCGGAAGCAGACCGAGAGGTCCGCCTGTCCGCCGCCGAGATGGGCGAGCCGCAGCAGGAACGGCCGAGCGTGAGGTAACATCTCCGCGCAGCGTCCGGGGACGTAGGGCCGGTCCGAGCTGCATTGCGCGCATTGATCTGGATTTTTCTCGCACCATGTCCCGCGCGTGTCCTTCCTCGCGGGATTGCAATCGGGCCCGCCGCAGCAGACGCCGGCGCGGTCTTGCTCGACGGCTTTCGGGGGCGGCGACTGCACGAGCGGCGTCGCGCTGGGGCTCGACGTCGGCAGCGACAGCAGCGGAACGTCGTCTGCGGCGAACTTCCCGGGGGGCTTCATGTAAATGGCTCCTGCGAGCAGCGCGATCGCCCCCGCCAGTGCGTACATCGCGCCCCGCGCCCCGCGCCCCGCGGGTTGGTCCCGACGCACAGGCGCCGACGAATGCCGCGGCGCTGGCATCGGAGCCGTCCTCGCGACCGGGGCCATGGGCTCCGTGCGCGGGACGAACGGTGCTGCGGCCGGCGCGTGGGGCTCGGTGCGCGAGGGAAGGGCGCCGTGCGGCGCGCGCCGGCTCGGCGGAGGCGCGCCCGTTTTCAGCACCGACGCGAGCGCGGCCCCGTGCTCCGGGCGATCCTCCGGCCTGAGCGAGAGGCATGCCGCGATGGCCGTGCCCCAGGGCCCGGACAAACTCGGATTCGGCCAGGGCCTCCGCCCCGCCTCGATGTCCGCGTACCTTTGCGCCATGGCCTCGAACGAGGCTGAAGGGCCGAGGCCTGCGGGGTGCGTGCCCCAGAGCAGCTCCCACGCGATGACGCCGAACGCGAACATGTCGCGCGCGCAGCTCTCCTCGGCCGCTGCGCGCCGGCTCGGGCGGAACAGCTCGGGCGCGAGATACCGCACGGTCCCGATCACGCCGCCCACCGCCGTCAAGCGCTGCGGATTGCCGATCGGAACGGCGATCCCGAAATCGACCAGCTTCACCGTTCCGGGCCGGTGCGGGGTTTCCCAGAACGCGTCCGTCACGAGCACGTTGGCCGGCTTCAGATCGCGGTGCGCGAGCCCGGCCGCGTGCACGTACGCGAGGACGTCGACCACCTGCGCAAGCGCGGCGAACCGATGTCCTTTCGACATCCGCCGATCGTGCATCGCTGCGTCGAGCGTGGAGCCCTGGACGAGGTCGAGCACGACCCCCACGAGGCCCTTGTCGAGATCCTCGAACAACGCGTGGCACGCGCAGAGCCCCGGGTGATCGAGCGCCGCGAGGATCTTCGCCTCGCGCCGGGCGCGCGCGAACGCCGCCTGCCCGGCCTCCGAGAGGTGAACGAGCTTCAAGGCTCGCGTGGCCCCTTCGTCCAGGGGATCGACCACCTGCCACACCGCCCCCTGTCCACCCTCCCCAAGGGGCCGGATCAGCGTGTAGCGATCGACACGGTCACCCGGACGCAAATCCACGTACTGCCGGTTACACCATTCAGCCAACGGAGGGAAGGCGGAAGGCAGGTCGAGCGCGGCGTTTGTCTGCGACGACGCCTGGGTCGGGCGGAAGAGACGGGAACATCCGTTGGGGCTCACAACATCGGCCGCGCCACGAAGTGGGCTGCTCGCGAGCGTTTTCGGCGTAGAATGGAGGTGTGAGGTCCGTGCCCCCGCGCGTCCTGGGCTCCGCGATCGTGATCGTCGCTGCGGCGTGGATCGTGGTCGCCGCCGCGCAGCGCGGGGCGCCTTCACGTCCGAACGAGGCGGCACCCGCCGCGCCGATGACGTCCGCGCTTCGCTTGGGAGCTCTGCCGGGGGTCGCGTCTGTGCTCGCGCCTGCGCCGCCGAGCGACGTGCCCGCGGCGGTGATCCCGGCGGAGGCGCCGAACGTGCCCGCGCGTTGTGCGCCGGAGCCAGCGATCGAGATGCGCGCGTCCGAGCCTCCGCCCGCCGCGGAGCTGTTTCGCCTCGCCAAGGAGAAACCCGACGCGCTCGGCTCGGCGTCGCTGGGTTCGCCCACGCGGGGATCGCTGTTCGGCGGCGTGGAGCTCAAGGACTCCGAGGGCATCCTGCGCGCGGGCGGTTATGGTTGGGGCACGGAGCTCGTCATTCGCTCGATCGAGCGCGCGGTGCGGGAGGTGCGGCGGTGTTTTCCGGGCTCACCCCAGCTTTATGTCGGCGACATCGCCCGCGAGCGCGGCGGCTGGCTCAAGCCCCACCGGAGCCATCAATCCGGCCTCGACGCCGATATTGGATATTATTACAAAACGCAGGCGACCTGGTACCAGCGCGCCACGGCGCAGAACCTCGACGTGGCGCGTACCTGGGCGCTCGTGCGGGCGCTGATCGAGGGAGGCCATGTCGAGATGATCTTCATCGATGTTTCGGTGCAGCGGCTCTTGCAAGCGCACGTCGCGACCCTGCCCGAGGGCGAGCGCCCGCCCGAGGACGTTTTTCCGACCCCCACGAAGCGGGACACGATCGTTCGCCACGCCTGGGGGCACGCGACGCATTTTCACGTCCGGTTCCGGGACCCGGCCGCGGTGGCGCTCGGGCATCGGCTCGCGGACATCCTGCCTCGGCTGCGGGGGGCGCGCCGGGCGCCACGGTAACGGGTTTTCCTTCCACGCTTGCCGCGGGCGCTGGGCGGCCCGAGAGATCGGCGCCTGGGAGGTGATCCGAATGGCAGGTCAGAATCAGGGGCCGAGCAAGCCGAAGGGCGAGGAAGCCGCGGAACAGGGCGTCCGGCAGGACATCGAGACCGTCGAGAGCGAGCGCCTCGCGCAGGAACACGTGCAACAGACCGGGTACGAGGGCGACCGGCCGGCGACGGGCGTGGTCAGTGACCGAGGGGACAGCCCGGGCGAGCCGTGGCGTCACGGCGTGCCCATCGATCGCGCGCATCCGCGCGGCCGCGGCGGGCGGGGATGAAGAAAGGGGAGGCTCAGGGAAAACCGACACCCTTGCAGGCGACGGGGTCGAAATACCCGTCCACGGCGCCGCACGTGCCGTCCCACGCCGTCCCCTTCTTGATGCAATACTTCCCCGCCGTATCACCGAGCCCGACGTAGGGGACGAGCTCCTTGCATTCGAAGTCGTCCGGGCAGTCGCAATAGTTCCCTTCGTCCGGTGCGCCTTCCGCAGGGCCGCAGCGGCAGGAACAATACACCGCTTGCTCCGGAGGGCGTGGCTTGCACTGGCCGCAGACGGCGCTCGAGACCGGCGCGTCCGAGCCGGGGACGCAGCAGCTCTTGCCCTCGTTCTCGAGCGCGTTCGCGCCTCCGCTCTGGCAGCTCCCGGGCACGTGGCAGACGTACTTTTTGCATTCCTTCGTGCCCACGTCGCACGTCGTGCCCTGGGGGCAATGGTTGTCCGCCGTGCACTCGCACGAGCTGCGCTCCGCGTTGCACGCGCCGCCGTAGTTCGCGCATTGCGAGACGCCCCCGTCCGCCGCGTGAGGATCACAAGGGATCGGGACGACGCCGGATTCGACGCACGATTGGTCCGGGCCGCAGCTTGCATCCAGGGGGCCCGTGCATGGGGTCGGTTCGGGTTGGCCGAGCGGGCAGCTCGTGCGGCCCTGGAAATTGTTGAGCAGGCAAATTCCGGTCTCGCATTGCTGGAAATCATTCGTCACGATGCTGCGCTCCGTGACCTTCGAGCCGGGGAATCGTGCGTCGAGTTCGACGAAAGGTACACACGGATTCCCCACGTCGCTCGACGTCTGGATGGGCTCGGCGACGATCACGTTGCAGCCGGGCAGGAGCCCGGATGCAGCGGAAAAGAGACCTGCGAGGACCATCGAAACGACGAAAGCACCACTTCGCAAACCATTTCGTAGCGACATGAGCACCTCTCCCCCGAACAGTCTCCAGAGCCTGCCGGCACGGCTCACGTCGCAGGCATTTTATTTCAATTCCAGGAGAGCTCGGCGCCGAGGGAGGGAGAGACGAAGGGCAAACCCCAGGTCGCCGCCACGCGACCGACGAATTGGACGACCGGACGCTGAGCCGTGACGCCGGTGAGCACGTCCGCCCGGATTCGAAGATGCGGCGTCACCGCATAGCCGAGCCCCGCGCGAAGGTACGGCGCGAAGGTGAAGAGCGTCTCGCTCGTCCCCGCATACGAGCGCGCAGGGCGGCCTTCGAAATGGAGCAGGACCGCCGAGAGGCCGGCGCCTACGTTCACGTTCCACGCGGCGCCGCGCGGCGCGAAGGATCCCCGAAACCCCACGCCGAGCAAGCCGATACGCGAGGTCGCCACGCCCTCGGGGCCGAGGAGGTTCGCCGGGACAACCGGGATCGATACGAAGGCGCTCATCCCGATCCGCTCGCTCGGTCGCAAGATGTGCATGGACGTATGGAGGAGCCCCGAGGGGCCGATGCCGCCCGGGCTCATCAGCATGGACGGCCCGAGCTCGAGCGTGAGGAGAGGCCGTTTGTTGGGGCGCGCGGCGGCAGGCGGCGCCTCGGCGGGGCGAGGGGCGAGGATCTCGCGAATGACCGCAGGCGGGGCCACCTCGCCGGGTGGGGGCCGCGGCGCGTCGAGCTCCATGAGGCTCGCGCGGAGCAGCTCCATCACCCGGAGCGCAATCGTGGCGCTGCCGCCGTGCGGAGGCTCGTGCTCCGCGACGAGCTCGCGGAGCACGGTTTTTCCGGTCATTCGGTCGACGATCCACACCTCGACGCCGGCGCTCGACGGGACGATCCGCACGGCCGCGACCGCGTCGCTCTTGCGCGCAGCCTCCTCCAGCGGCTCGCGCGCCGGCGGACCTGCCTCCATCTCCACGTCGAGGACCTCGAAATGGAGTGCCTCGAGCTCGGCGCGAATGCGCACCGCGATCCCCTCGTCCTTCGCAGGCGCGACGAGGACGATCCGTGGCTCGCCGTTCGCGCGCGCATCGGCGAGCGGGAGGGAAATCAGGGCGAGGAACACGCAAAGCGAGGCCGCCCTCATTCGTCCCCCGCCGCCGCCCGAGCCACCTCGGCGTGAGGGCCACCCGGGAAATTGCGCAGATACGCGCGCGCCGCCTCGCGGGCGAGGGGTTTGTCCCCGGAGCGTAGGCGCGCTTCGAGGAGGCGCCCCGCGGCCTCCCGGGCGAGCCTGCCGCGCGGGCGCTCGCGCAGGTACGTCGCGAACCAGCGCGCGGCCTCCGCATGCGCGCCCTGTTTGTCGAAGCTGATGATTCCCAGGAGGAAGGCCGCCTCGGCGGCTTGTTCGTCGGCCGGGAAGCGCCGTCGCAGCGCCGAGAACGCTTCCACGGCGCGCGCCGTATCACCGGTCAGGCGGGCGGCGTCGCCGAGGTCGCGGAGATCGGCCGCGCTACCTGTCTCGTAAATGGCACCGAGCCCCTCGCGGTCCGCCGCTTCGAGGGCGTCTTTGTATTTGCCCGAGGCCGCAAGATCACGCCACGAGGGGCCCGGCGGTGTGGGCGGAAGGGCTATCTTGCGCGGCGGTGCGGCGCGCGGGACGTTCGGCGCAGGCGGTGGATCCGGGGCTTTTTCGGGCGGGTCCTCGGGCAAGGACGGCGGCTCTGCCGCATTCTGAGGGACGTCCGGCGTCTCGCGTGTCTCCTGGTTGTCCCGGTGAATCACGAAGCGCCCCTCCTTGCGGTTCACCTCCAGCGTATCGCCGCCGCGCAGGGCGATTCCTTCGCCGAGGATGGGACCTGCGACCGAGACCGAGCCTTCGACGAGGTGCAGCGTGAGCCGCTCGGCGGCGAGATCCCAGGCGACATGAAAACGTGTGCCCGTGACCAGGATCTCGAAGGGGCCGCTGTCGACGAGCCAGCGTGTGCCCTCGTGGTGCACGACGGAGGCCTCGAGCGCGCCATTTTCGAGCACGACGCGCCCACCCGCCCGATCCACGGAGGCAATTCGGACGCTCGAATCCGGCTGGATGCGGAGGCGTGTCCCATCCGAGAAGACCACGGGCACCATGCGCCCGGCCGGCGTCGCGATGAAGGCCCCGGCCCTGCCCGCATAGGCCCCGTCGCCCGCGCCGACGTGAAACGTGAGCGGGCGCTGCCCGAGGACGAAGAAAATGAGGAGGCACGTTGCCGCTGCCACGGCGAGAGCCGCCCCGACAAACCGTTTCCGGGCTCGCCGGGGAGGATGCGCCCGCCGCGCAGCGTCCGCGGTGAAGAGGCGCGCGCGCGCCGCGGGATCGGGCGCCCGGCGGCGGAGGATCTCGTCCTGCTCCGCGGCGATCCTGCGGCCGAGCCGGATCAGCGCTTCTTCGGAGCTCCCCATCGTGCACTCCCTTCGAGCCAGTCCGAGAGGGCCGGGTGCTCCCGCGCCTGCTCGGTGAAATGGGCCTCGGCGCGCGCGAGCCGCCGTTTGATGGTCGCGAGCGAGACGCCACACGCCTCCGCGATCTCCGTGAGTTCCATCCCCCCGACGAAGCGCAGCGCGAAGGGAATCCGCTCGTCGACGGGCAAACCATCGAGGATCGTGTACGTGGCGCGAAGGGCCTCCGTCACCTCGCTGCTCGGCAGAGGCGCCTCCACCTCGGGGACTTCATACCAGGGCAAGAGCCGGAGCCAGAATCGGCGCGAGCGGCGCAAGATGCAGGTTCGGGCGGTGAAAATGGCGATCGAGGTGAGCCAGGCGCGCAAGGCGCCCGGGTCGCGTAGCTCGTCGATCGAGCCGAGCGCGCGGACGAACACATCGTGATGGATATCGGCGAGCTCGCGATCGGCGCCGAGCACGCGCACGAGCGTCCGCATGACGTGCGCCTCGTACCTATCGTAAAGCGCCGCGATCGCCGCGCGGTTGCCCGCACGAACGGCGGTCACCAAGACGGCGTCGTCCCCCACGAAAGGGAGGGCCCGGACGACCACGCCGCCGCCGCTGCCGGCCGCAGGATGCTCGCTCGTTCTCGTGGAAAGTTGCGACGTACCCACGTTGATGACGCCACAGTATCCGCACCTCGTCCAGACGGCTCATCGGTTGGTTGTCTCACGGATTGAAGCCGTCGCCCGTACGCGTCCTGAACGTGCGTCGCCCTTTACGCTACCAATGAGAGCGGGTAGGGTCGAAGACTTGGGGGAAATGTCATGAACGATTGCGCCCAGAGCGCGAGTGGAATCGAGGCCGAGCGCGACGAGCTGCGGGCGGAGGTCGAGCGGCTCCGTCGCAGGCTCGCCAAGGTGGAGGGGACTGCGGCTGCGGCCCTTGGGACCGAGTCGAAGCGGATGGAGCAGGACCTCTTGGCGCAGCAGGCCGTGCTTTGGGCGTTCCTCGACAACACGCCCGCTTTGATGTTCGTCAAGGATCTCGAGGGGCGGTTCGTCCTGGTGAACGAAGAATATACGAAGTTCGCGGGCCGCTCGTCGGCGGAGTTGCTGGGGCATCCGGGTTCGTCCGTGCTCGCGGCGGCGGACGTGCCGAGGATGGATGCGGCGGATCGGCGCGCGCTCACGGAGGGGCGGATGCAGTTCGCCGCTACGCTGACCGTGCCCGACGGGTCGAGGAGGACCTTCATGACGGTGAAGTTCCCGATCCGGGACGAGCGCGGTGAGGTATTCGGTGTGGGCACGGTGGCCATCGATATGTCGCGCGAGCAAGAGGCGGAGCAGGCACGCGCCGCCTTGCAGGAGACAATCATCGCTGCGCAGGAAGCGACGATTCGCGAGCTGACGATCCCGCTCCTGCCCATCGCCGACCACGTCGTCGCGATGCCCCTGGTCGGCACGATCAACGAGCGGCGGGCCCAGCAAATCCTCGATGCGTTGCTCGAAGGGATCACGCGGCACCAGGCGACGGTCGCGATCCTGGATGTCACGGGCATCCGTATCGTCGACACGCACGTCGCGCAGGCGCTCGTTCATGCGGCGCAGGCCGCGAAGCTGCTCGGCGCCGAGGTCGTGCTCACGGGAATGAGCCCGGCCATCGCGCGCACGCTCGTGGATCTCGGCGCGGACCTCCAGGGGATCGTCACCCTGGGCACGCTCCAGAGCGGCATTGCGTGGGCGATCAGGGGCCGGCGTTGAGGAGGACGAGCACGTCGCGATCCTGGCGATTCGCGACGGCAATGTCGGGGCGGCCATTCGTGTCGAAATCGTCGATCAAAAGGCCATTGGGGCTCAGGCCGAGCGCGAGCTTCTGAAGGGGCTGGAAGCTGCCGTCGCCGTTGCCGAGGAAAATGGACAGATCGGAGGTCGTGAAATTCTCGACCGCCACGTCGACGTGCCCGTCGCCATTGAAGTCCGCGACGCCGATGGCCATCGGCGCGCCGCCGGAGGGGTGGTGCACGGCCGCCTGGAAGGCCCCGTCGCCGTTGCCGAGCAGCACGGACATGTCGTTGCTCTCCGCGTTCGCCGCGACGAGATCGACGTGCCCGTCGCCATTGAAGTCGCCCGTTGCCACGGCGCGCGCGAGCTTCCCCGCGGGGTAGCCGGTCGCAGCGGCGAACGTCCCATCGCCGTGACCGAGGAGGATCCTCACGTCATCAAACGCGGCGACGGCGAGGTCGAGCGAGCCATTGCCGTCGAAATCGGCGGTCGCGATGCTGATGGGCGCCGTGCCGGCGGGGTAGGTGACGGCAGGCGCGAGCGTCCCGTCGGGTTTGCTGAGGAGCACGTGCACGCCGATGCCCGACTGGCCAGGGACGATCAAATCTCCGAGGCCGTCCACATTCACGTCCCGCACGACGAGGTGCATTCCCTGGCCGAGGGCCTCGTAACTCGCGCTCATGGCCTGCGACGGGAACGTGCCGTCGCCCTGGTTCACGAGGACCGAGACCGTGCCGAGGTGCGAAAGTGCGATGTCCGCCTTGCCGTCCCCCGAGAGGTCACCGATGGCCGCGGAGAAGAGCGAGATCGTGTTCATATTCATGACCACGGGGAACGTCTCCGGCGGGCCGAAGGAGCCGTCGCCTTTGCCACGGAGGATCGTGTACGTATTGTCTTGCAGGGAATTGGCCGTGACGATGTCCGTCGCGCCGTCCCCGTCGAGGTCGCCGCCGGCGAGCCAGAGGGGCGGAGAGAGGTCCGCGCCGACGACGTACGAGGCTGGCGCCTTGAAAAGCGCGCCCGCGCCGCCGGCGCCACCGGCGCCGCCTGTACCGCCGGACCCGCCCGCGCCGCCGGACCCGCCCGCGCCGCCCGTGCCCGAGCTGCTCGACGAGGCGCTGCTGCCCGAGGACGAGGTGCCATTGGCATCGGGGTCGTTCGAAGCGCAGGCGCTGAACGCCGCCCCGCCGAGGAGGAAAAGAAACGTGCTGAAGATAGGACGAAACAAAGGGAAGCTCCTTTCTGGTTTCCTGGATTCCGTGCCGCTCTCTACTTCCAGCTCACCTCATAACGGCAACGCGACCCGCGAAGCTTTCGACAAACCAAGGGTTCGAGGTGCGTGACGAGCGCGGTGCGTTCAAATCGCCGCGCCCAGGCCTGCATGATTCCGCGATCGAGATCGCAATTGTAGGGGGAATCCACCTCCATGACGGCGCGGTGCCGGGAAACGGAGGCGCATTTGTAATGACCGATGCCCTCCCGCATCGTGCCCGTATGCGGATCGAACATGGGCACGCCGTTTTCGAGGTGATTGAGGTGGTATCCAGCGTCGAAGATTTGCATCGCCGTGGCGATGTCGGTCGCCCCGGGCGGAATGGCGGCGTGGTTGACGACCTGGCAGCCCATCT
Protein-coding sequences here:
- a CDS encoding PAS domain-containing protein — protein: MNDCAQSASGIEAERDELRAEVERLRRRLAKVEGTAAAALGTESKRMEQDLLAQQAVLWAFLDNTPALMFVKDLEGRFVLVNEEYTKFAGRSSAELLGHPGSSVLAAADVPRMDAADRRALTEGRMQFAATLTVPDGSRRTFMTVKFPIRDERGEVFGVGTVAIDMSREQEAEQARAALQETIIAAQEATIRELTIPLLPIADHVVAMPLVGTINERRAQQILDALLEGITRHQATVAILDVTGIRIVDTHVAQALVHAAQAAKLLGAEVVLTGMSPAIARTLVDLGADLQGIVTLGTLQSGIAWAIRGRR
- a CDS encoding FG-GAP repeat domain-containing protein; amino-acid sequence: MFRPIFSTFLFLLGGAAFSACASNDPDANGTSSSGSSASSSSSGTGGAGGSGGAGGSGGTGGAGGAGGAGALFKAPASYVVGADLSPPLWLAGGDLDGDGATDIVTANSLQDNTYTILRGKGDGSFGPPETFPVVMNMNTISLFSAAIGDLSGDGKADIALSHLGTVSVLVNQGDGTFPSQAMSASYEALGQGMHLVVRDVNVDGLGDLIVPGQSGIGVHVLLSKPDGTLAPAVTYPAGTAPISIATADFDGNGSLDLAVAAFDDVRILLGHGDGTFAAATGYPAGKLARAVATGDFNGDGHVDLVAANAESNDMSVLLGNGDGAFQAAVHHPSGGAPMAIGVADFNGDGHVDVAVENFTTSDLSIFLGNGDGSFQPLQKLALGLSPNGLLIDDFDTNGRPDIAVANRQDRDVLVLLNAGP